The proteins below come from a single Crossiella sp. CA-258035 genomic window:
- a CDS encoding glycosyl hydrolase, with amino-acid sequence MLNLRGTSAPLTGLDTRSWQGLRYFNGAGSSLLALSEPGATTVPAIAQADAPLFRDPIHGGATDPVVVYHRAAGEWCVLYSAATSPRGATIGIATSSTGGRSWEYRGAPKGLDTVHSGRNSFWAPEVIWHGGTYHLYVSHVAGTRAARATRGHILHYTSQDLLNWRFDRELELSGEGCADAAVWPLPDGQTWRMWYTVPDGSVHAADSTDLSTWLPVSRSVCPPGQGAPSVFRFVGYYWMITSGDRGLPVYRSNDLRTWFPQSEPLLAQPGIRLGDNAPGHHGSVLTQGERAHILYSCRFGQASCLQLASLAVVDGKLTADRDAPSEVDWRPQSTVELRGGQRAT; translated from the coding sequence GTGTTGAACCTCCGGGGCACCAGCGCTCCCCTGACCGGCCTGGACACCCGTTCCTGGCAAGGGTTGCGCTACTTCAACGGCGCGGGCAGCAGTCTGCTGGCCCTGAGCGAGCCTGGCGCGACCACCGTGCCCGCGATCGCGCAGGCGGACGCGCCGCTGTTCCGCGACCCGATCCACGGTGGCGCAACCGATCCGGTGGTCGTCTACCACCGCGCGGCCGGCGAGTGGTGCGTGCTCTACTCCGCGGCCACCTCGCCGCGCGGGGCCACCATCGGCATCGCCACCAGCTCGACCGGCGGCCGCAGCTGGGAGTACCGCGGCGCGCCCAAGGGCCTGGACACCGTCCACTCCGGACGCAACAGCTTCTGGGCGCCGGAGGTGATCTGGCACGGCGGGACCTACCACCTCTACGTCAGCCACGTGGCCGGCACCCGGGCCGCCCGCGCCACCCGCGGCCACATCCTGCACTACACCTCGCAGGACCTGCTGAACTGGCGTTTCGACCGCGAGCTGGAGCTCTCCGGTGAAGGCTGCGCGGACGCGGCGGTCTGGCCACTGCCCGACGGCCAGACCTGGCGCATGTGGTACACGGTGCCCGACGGCAGCGTGCACGCGGCCGACTCCACCGACCTGAGCACCTGGCTTCCGGTCAGCCGGTCGGTGTGCCCGCCGGGCCAGGGCGCGCCCAGCGTGTTCCGCTTCGTCGGGTACTACTGGATGATCACCAGCGGCGACCGCGGCCTGCCGGTGTACCGCTCCAACGACCTGCGGACCTGGTTCCCGCAGTCCGAACCGCTGCTGGCCCAACCGGGAATCCGCCTGGGAGACAACGCTCCCGGTCACCACGGCTCGGTGCTCACCCAGGGCGAGCGGGCGCACATCCTCTACTCCTGCCGGTTCGGCCAGGCCTCCTGCCTGCAACTGGCCTCGCTGGCGGTGGTGGACGGCAAGCTCACCGCCGACCGCGACGCACCGTCCGAAGTGGACTGGCGGCCACAGTCCACAGTGGAGCTGCGCGGCGGCCAGCGCGCCACCTAG
- a CDS encoding Gfo/Idh/MocA family oxidoreductase: protein MSRPHRTAIAGTGGIAAAHAAALRAAGDRATLVAVADVDAARAREFATQWGAPRSYDSLGRLLAEEAVDVLHLCTPPQHHTPLALEALAAGVTVLVEKPPALSLAEMDALIAGEAASSAHVATVFQHRFGPAAVRLRRMTAAGELGKPLVATCDTLWYRDDAYFAVPWRGSWDTEGGGPTMGHGIHQFDLLLSVLGPWQEVRALAARQARDVQTEDVSLALVSFASGAVATVVNSVVSPRQTSALRFDYERATVEVKHLYGYTDADWTVTPAPGHEEVLPRWQRERSAVASGHGCQIEAFHDALDRGEPPPVTLAESRHTMEFVAALYASAFTGAPVRRGEIGPDNPFYTTMEGVGAPWR from the coding sequence ATGAGCCGCCCGCACCGCACCGCGATCGCGGGCACCGGCGGGATCGCGGCCGCGCACGCCGCCGCCCTGCGCGCCGCCGGGGACCGGGCCACCCTGGTCGCGGTGGCCGACGTGGACGCCGCCCGCGCCCGCGAGTTCGCCACCCAGTGGGGCGCGCCGCGCAGCTACGACAGCCTGGGCAGGCTGCTGGCCGAGGAGGCGGTGGACGTGCTGCACCTGTGCACCCCGCCCCAGCACCACACCCCGCTGGCGCTGGAGGCCCTGGCCGCCGGGGTCACCGTGCTGGTGGAGAAACCGCCCGCGCTCTCCCTCGCCGAGATGGACGCGCTGATCGCGGGCGAGGCCGCGTCGAGCGCGCACGTGGCCACGGTGTTCCAGCACCGGTTCGGCCCGGCCGCGGTGCGGCTGCGGCGGATGACCGCGGCCGGTGAGCTGGGCAAGCCGCTGGTGGCCACCTGCGACACGCTGTGGTACCGCGACGACGCCTACTTCGCGGTGCCCTGGCGGGGTTCCTGGGACACCGAGGGCGGCGGGCCCACCATGGGCCACGGCATCCACCAGTTCGACCTGCTGCTCTCCGTGCTGGGCCCGTGGCAGGAGGTCCGCGCGCTGGCCGCCCGGCAGGCCCGCGACGTGCAGACCGAGGACGTCTCGCTGGCGCTGGTCAGCTTCGCGAGTGGCGCGGTGGCCACCGTGGTCAACTCGGTGGTCTCGCCGAGGCAGACCTCGGCGCTGCGCTTCGACTACGAGCGCGCCACGGTGGAGGTCAAGCACCTCTACGGCTACACCGACGCGGACTGGACGGTGACCCCGGCCCCCGGCCACGAGGAGGTCCTGCCGCGCTGGCAGCGGGAGCGCTCCGCGGTGGCCAGCGGTCACGGCTGCCAGATCGAGGCCTTCCACGACGCGCTGGACCGGGGTGAGCCGCCGCCGGTCACGCTGGCCGAGTCCAGGCACACCATGGAGTTCGTCGCGGCGCTGTACGCCTCGGCCTTCACCGGGGCGCCCGTGCGCCGCGGCGAGATCGGTCCGGACAACCCGTTCTACACCACCATGGAAGGGGTCGGCGCGCCATGGCGATGA
- a CDS encoding extracellular solute-binding protein, with product MPIRTKSRATRAVLLLLTATLLVACSGGAGAGQELSKDPVTLRFTWWGADDRHKRTQQVIEQFQRKHPNITVRGEFKEWNGYWDSLATTMAANDSPDIIQMDELYLSSYAERGALLDLNEAGKHLSTEGFDAKALATGAIQGKQYGLPIGLSAYSFVVNTDMLAQHGVPLPDDTKWTWADLRAAGEQVSKATGGKAWGVQSWGFNDGGGLTIWARQAGAALFDDKGNVVIPPKVLTGYWAYLLDMARTGIAPPPPVTVEKASAGLPQSATATRTAAFGAWWNTQLTALSAASGAKLKLLRLPGEAGLKAPAAYYKPSMFWSVSARSKHPAEAAAFVNFLANDEEAAKVLLTERGVPANQRIRAVITDKLTETDRAAAEYLDKLPVSDPPRITPNGASTLDAILKRHTENVLFGRATPEQTATAFITELQSEVDAAR from the coding sequence ATGCCCATCAGGACCAAGAGCCGCGCCACCAGGGCGGTGCTGCTGTTGCTGACCGCAACCCTGCTGGTGGCCTGCTCCGGCGGCGCCGGCGCGGGCCAGGAGCTGTCCAAGGATCCGGTGACCCTGCGCTTCACCTGGTGGGGCGCGGACGACCGGCACAAGCGCACCCAGCAGGTGATCGAGCAGTTCCAGCGCAAGCACCCGAACATCACCGTGCGCGGGGAGTTCAAGGAGTGGAACGGCTACTGGGACAGCCTGGCCACCACCATGGCCGCCAACGACTCGCCCGACATCATCCAGATGGACGAGCTGTACCTGTCCTCCTACGCCGAGCGCGGCGCGCTGCTGGACCTCAACGAGGCCGGGAAGCACCTGAGCACCGAGGGTTTCGACGCCAAGGCGCTGGCCACCGGCGCGATCCAGGGCAAGCAGTACGGACTCCCCATCGGGCTCAGCGCGTACAGCTTCGTGGTCAACACCGACATGCTGGCCCAGCACGGCGTGCCGCTGCCCGATGACACCAAGTGGACCTGGGCGGACCTGCGCGCGGCCGGCGAGCAGGTGTCCAAGGCCACCGGCGGCAAGGCATGGGGCGTGCAGTCCTGGGGCTTCAACGACGGCGGCGGCCTGACCATCTGGGCCCGCCAGGCCGGCGCGGCGCTCTTCGACGACAAGGGCAACGTGGTCATCCCGCCGAAGGTGCTCACCGGGTACTGGGCCTACCTGCTCGACATGGCCCGCACCGGGATCGCGCCGCCGCCGCCGGTCACCGTGGAGAAGGCCTCCGCCGGGCTGCCCCAGTCCGCGACCGCGACCCGCACCGCGGCCTTCGGCGCCTGGTGGAACACCCAGCTGACCGCGCTGAGCGCGGCCAGCGGCGCCAAGCTCAAGCTGCTCCGGCTGCCCGGCGAGGCAGGACTGAAGGCCCCGGCCGCCTACTACAAGCCGTCCATGTTCTGGTCGGTCTCCGCCCGCTCGAAGCACCCGGCCGAGGCGGCCGCGTTCGTCAACTTCCTGGCAAACGACGAGGAGGCGGCGAAGGTGCTGCTCACCGAACGCGGGGTGCCCGCCAACCAGCGGATCCGCGCGGTGATCACGGACAAGCTGACCGAGACCGACCGGGCCGCCGCGGAGTACCTGGACAAGCTGCCGGTCAGCGACCCGCCGCGGATCACCCCCAACGGGGCCAGCACGCTGGACGCGATCCTCAAGCGGCACACCGAGAACGTGCTCTTCGGCCGGGCCACCCCCGAGCAGACCGCGACCGCGTTCATCACCGAGCTCCAGTCCGAAGTGGACGCGGCCAGATGA
- a CDS encoding VOC family protein: MVSVVQNVAIDCADAYELARFWSKVTGRPLHPEDKPGEPETQVMLAEGPVLYFNQVPEPKQTKNRIHLCLRPETTRDAEVARLLAIGATFVADHRQSDGTGWAVLADPEGNEFCVLRSKSERA; the protein is encoded by the coding sequence ATGGTTTCGGTGGTGCAGAACGTGGCGATCGACTGTGCGGATGCCTATGAGCTGGCCCGGTTCTGGAGCAAGGTGACCGGCCGTCCACTGCATCCGGAGGACAAGCCGGGCGAGCCGGAGACCCAGGTCATGCTGGCCGAGGGCCCGGTGCTGTACTTCAACCAGGTGCCAGAGCCCAAGCAGACCAAGAACCGCATCCACCTGTGCCTGCGCCCGGAGACCACGCGGGATGCGGAGGTGGCCCGGCTGCTGGCGATCGGCGCCACCTTCGTCGCCGACCACCGGCAGTCCGACGGCACCGGCTGGGCCGTACTCGCCGACCCCGAGGGCAACGAGTTCTGCGTCCTCCGCAGCAAGTCCGAACGCGCCTAA
- a CDS encoding PmoA family protein — MAMTLAITRLAEDRLAVSAGEVELFEYVFRPSMPPFEGPKPYLHPVRTLAGDVVTAYRPHDHRWHKGIAMTATDVSGQNFWGGVTYVHGQDYVALPNVGAMRHEQLIVTERGPERIGFTERLSWHTEAGEHWVDEVRELAVLDAADASWTLEVATTLTNIRGERLVLGSPTTQGRAMAGYTGLFWRGPRAFTDGEVIAADGGGGPEMMGRSARWLAYVGRHDEVDRCSTLLFLDHPDNKATHWFVRNTPFPAVNPSFAFFDPVELAPGATLSLRYRVVVADGAWDRDRLESYVEGHPW, encoded by the coding sequence ATGGCGATGACACTGGCGATCACCCGGCTGGCCGAGGACCGGCTCGCGGTCAGCGCGGGCGAGGTCGAGCTCTTCGAGTACGTCTTCCGCCCGTCCATGCCGCCGTTCGAGGGCCCGAAGCCGTACCTGCACCCGGTGCGCACCCTGGCCGGTGACGTGGTGACCGCCTACCGGCCGCACGACCACCGCTGGCACAAGGGCATCGCGATGACCGCGACGGATGTCTCCGGGCAGAACTTCTGGGGCGGCGTCACCTACGTGCACGGCCAGGACTACGTGGCCCTGCCCAACGTCGGCGCCATGCGGCACGAGCAGCTCATCGTCACCGAGCGCGGCCCGGAGCGGATCGGGTTCACCGAGCGGCTGTCCTGGCACACCGAGGCAGGCGAGCACTGGGTGGACGAGGTGCGCGAGCTGGCGGTGCTCGACGCCGCGGACGCGTCCTGGACGCTGGAGGTGGCCACCACGCTGACCAACATCCGGGGCGAGCGGCTGGTGCTGGGCAGTCCGACCACCCAGGGCCGGGCGATGGCCGGGTACACCGGGCTGTTCTGGCGCGGCCCCAGGGCCTTCACCGACGGGGAGGTCATCGCCGCGGACGGCGGCGGCGGTCCGGAGATGATGGGGCGCTCCGCGCGCTGGCTGGCCTACGTCGGCCGCCACGACGAGGTGGACCGCTGCTCGACGCTGCTGTTCCTGGACCACCCGGACAACAAGGCCACCCACTGGTTCGTGCGCAACACCCCGTTCCCCGCGGTCAACCCCTCCTTCGCCTTCTTCGACCCGGTGGAGCTGGCCCCTGGGGCCACGCTGAGCTTGCGCTACCGGGTGGTCGTGGCCGACGGCGCCTGGGACCGGGACCGGCTGGAGTCCTATGTGGAGGGACACCCGTGGTGA
- a CDS encoding DUF6807 family protein: protein MREVADRLVRACPSAGEPWLVADDGWVRVHAGRTALAEYVLGPAEPYLHPLRTTAGELVTGPGGLRFTAAEVSGENAWGGRTPPVSGTMRHVRWARVRCHDGRAELRHWLDWRTRSGQCWLAEDRAIEVDQVDPADGSWLLTWKTRLHNTSGRRLRWGGPRCPGPRSFAAACTAESASGIRAPWRAFTGAHEESGRRSSVIFVEHPRNRRGPLLIEPEARLDLTHHLVIADGHWDPARIERYLTRRVVPRWTA from the coding sequence ATGCGGGAAGTCGCTGACCGACTCGTGCGCGCCTGCCCCTCGGCCGGGGAACCATGGCTGGTGGCCGATGACGGCTGGGTTCGGGTGCACGCCGGGCGGACCGCGCTGGCGGAGTACGTGCTCGGCCCGGCCGAGCCGTACCTGCACCCGTTGCGCACCACCGCGGGCGAGCTGGTCACCGGACCCGGCGGCCTGCGCTTCACCGCGGCCGAGGTCTCCGGCGAGAACGCCTGGGGCGGCCGCACCCCGCCCGTCAGCGGCACGATGCGGCACGTGCGCTGGGCGCGGGTCCGCTGCCACGACGGCAGGGCCGAGCTGCGGCACTGGCTGGACTGGCGGACCCGGTCGGGGCAGTGCTGGCTGGCCGAGGACCGCGCCATCGAGGTGGACCAGGTGGACCCCGCCGACGGTTCCTGGCTGCTCACCTGGAAAACCCGGCTGCACAACACGAGCGGACGCCGACTCCGGTGGGGCGGACCGCGCTGCCCCGGCCCCCGCTCCTTCGCTGCCGCCTGCACTGCGGAAAGCGCCAGCGGCATCCGCGCGCCGTGGCGGGCTTTCACCGGTGCGCACGAGGAAAGCGGGCGGCGCTCCAGTGTGATCTTCGTCGAGCACCCCCGCAATCGCCGGGGGCCGCTGCTGATCGAGCCGGAGGCCCGGCTCGACCTGACCCACCACCTGGTCATCGCGGACGGGCACTGGGATCCGGCGCGCATCGAGCGCTACCTGACCCGGCGGGTGGTTCCCCGCTGGACGGCCTAG
- a CDS encoding carbohydrate ABC transporter permease has protein sequence MTTDLRRRISAPAKHIGLLLLGFVMLYPVLWMVVSSLRPDDEIFRSPGLVLDTLRTDNYVAGWGALASPFGHYLINSAIVVLGCVIGNLVSCSMAAYAFARLEFSGKRWWFGLMLGTIMLPIHVIIVPQYILFSQLGWVNTFLPLVVPKLLATDAFFVFLMVQFIRGLPRELDEAARIDGCGHPRIFLRIMLPLMTPALATTTIFTFIWTWNDFFSQLIYLTDPEMYTVPVALRTFIDATVSTSWGSLFAMNVVSLLPIFLAFLLGQRYLVRGIATTGGK, from the coding sequence ATGACGACTGACCTCAGGCGACGGATCTCCGCGCCGGCCAAGCACATCGGCCTGCTGCTGCTCGGGTTCGTGATGCTGTACCCGGTGCTGTGGATGGTGGTCAGCTCACTGCGGCCGGACGACGAGATCTTCCGCAGCCCCGGCCTGGTGCTGGACACCCTGCGCACCGACAACTACGTGGCCGGCTGGGGCGCGCTGGCCTCCCCGTTCGGGCACTACCTGATCAACTCCGCGATCGTGGTGCTGGGCTGCGTGATCGGCAACCTGGTGTCCTGCTCGATGGCCGCCTACGCCTTCGCCCGCTTGGAGTTCAGCGGCAAGCGGTGGTGGTTCGGCCTCATGCTCGGCACGATCATGCTGCCCATCCACGTGATCATCGTGCCGCAGTACATCCTGTTCTCGCAGCTGGGCTGGGTGAACACGTTCCTGCCGCTGGTGGTGCCCAAGCTCCTTGCCACGGACGCCTTCTTCGTCTTCCTGATGGTGCAGTTCATCAGGGGGCTGCCGCGGGAGCTGGACGAGGCGGCGCGCATCGACGGCTGCGGCCACCCCCGCATCTTCCTGCGGATCATGCTGCCGCTGATGACCCCCGCGCTGGCCACCACCACGATCTTCACCTTCATCTGGACCTGGAACGACTTCTTCAGCCAGCTGATCTACCTGACGGACCCGGAGATGTACACCGTGCCGGTCGCCCTGCGCACGTTCATCGACGCCACCGTCTCGACCTCATGGGGCTCGCTGTTCGCGATGAACGTGGTGTCCCTGCTGCCGATCTTCCTGGCCTTCCTGCTCGGACAGCGCTACCTCGTCCGCGGCATCGCCACGACCGGCGGCAAGTAG
- a CDS encoding cupin domain-containing protein, translating to MPFPGATGISGLRVYDWPTADGVCGGSPHVHLTCSECYVVVGGEGRVQTLTRRGFAELPLRAGTVTWFTPGTIHRLVNDADLRIVVVMQNAGLPEAGDAVFTFPAPTLANPDAYARAAALADPAHAYASDEAAARRRRDLAIEGFLVLRQRIESGDHAALDKFYRAALRLKQDRLADWEQRWRDGALAAAERTGEQLARLRAGDIGHLAEADIRTLPPVDSQRFGMCGRLDVHLPADGVSPHD from the coding sequence ATGCCGTTCCCCGGCGCGACCGGCATCTCCGGGTTGCGCGTCTACGACTGGCCGACCGCGGACGGCGTGTGCGGCGGCTCCCCGCACGTGCACCTGACCTGTTCGGAGTGCTACGTCGTGGTCGGCGGCGAGGGCCGGGTGCAGACCCTGACCCGGCGCGGGTTCGCCGAGCTGCCCCTGCGCGCCGGGACGGTCACCTGGTTCACCCCCGGCACGATCCACCGCCTGGTCAACGACGCGGACCTGCGGATCGTGGTAGTCATGCAGAACGCCGGCCTGCCCGAGGCCGGCGACGCGGTGTTCACCTTCCCCGCCCCCACCCTCGCCAACCCCGATGCCTACGCCAGGGCCGCCGCGCTGGCCGACCCCGCCCACGCCTACGCCAGCGACGAGGCCGCGGCCCGGCGGCGGCGGGACCTGGCGATCGAAGGTTTCCTGGTGCTGCGCCAGCGGATCGAGTCCGGCGACCACGCGGCCCTGGACAAGTTCTACCGGGCCGCCCTCCGGCTGAAGCAGGACCGGCTGGCCGACTGGGAGCAGCGCTGGCGGGACGGCGCGCTGGCCGCGGCCGAACGCACCGGCGAGCAGCTGGCCAGGCTGCGGGCCGGGGACATCGGCCACCTCGCGGAGGCCGACATCCGCACGCTGCCACCGGTCGACAGCCAGCGGTTCGGCATGTGCGGCAGGCTCGACGTGCACCTCCCGGCCGACGGGGTCTCCCCGCACGACTAG